The following are from one region of the Coccinella septempunctata chromosome 7, icCocSept1.1, whole genome shotgun sequence genome:
- the LOC123317654 gene encoding uncharacterized protein LOC123317654, with translation MLSIKSLLADSEYLVRLAPQESQDLLRAKSTNTITNFVHPAWKKNNPQYGLFCKTKRFLRDNDDIVITMADKGNVTMAITKQQYEEKLLNIIEDTNVYKKLNSDPTSKYQTKNNNLVKDLKDQAYIGATTARQLNNYKGISPTIYGLPKIHKEGTPLRPIVSTIKSPTSELSKFVADILNLFTNISWELTEKIIVDNWSKIEAVTNIPRPEFINLLKFLFDSNYFKYKGEFYSQIFGCPMGSILSPTLAALVMTVLIGYCLGKLSFIPAFLFQYVDDIILAIPPNIKEELLRIFNSFNPHIQFTIEEEKDRFVPFLDTKVIRSEDNTVKLDWYRKPTSSGRQSALKKLYDILKDNGYPHGLLKKLIFSTSNRRISPDPPEHPPVTLPEQRQDRTLPTRAHIYNVFLNKFLFTNLKDRADVLSNSDCVYSVRCLDCDGVYIGQTSQSLKRRFAVHKSDVRLHPDRCALALHAARAGHVFDFDNPKILYSGSNNTNDDILISLMTEERSSRVYTSLSESSVLEKPPMYTLTQI, from the exons ATGTTGTCAATTAAATCTTTATTGGCTGACTCCGAGTATCTTGTGAGGTTGGCTCCACAGGAATCGCAGGACTTACTCAGGGCCAAATCAACCAATACCATCACCAATTTCGTCCATCCGGCTTGGAAGAAGAATAACCCACAATACGGACTCTTTTGCAAGACGAAAAGGTTCCTGAGGGACAATGATGACATCGTCATAACGATGGCAGATAAGGGCAATGTCACGATGGCCATCACAAAACAACAATATGAAGAGAAGCTCTTGAATATCATCGAGGACACCAACGTTTACAAGAAATTAAACTCAGACCCCACATCGAAGTATCAGACAAAGAACAACAACCTTGTCAAGGATCTCAAAGACCAAGCATACATCGGTGCCACCACGGCGAGACAATTGAATAACTACAAAGGCATTTCCCCCACTATCTACGGTCTACCAAAGATCCATAAAGAGGGAACTCCTCTCAGACCTATCGTCTCCACCATTAAATCTCCAACAAGTGAACTCAGCAAGTTTGTTGCCGACATCCTCAA TCTTTTCACCAATATTTCTTGGGAGTTGACGGAGAAGATAATAGTGGACAATTGGAGTAAGATTGAGGCTGTCACGAATATTCCTAGGCCTGAATTTATTAACCTATTGAAGTTCCTGTTCGATTCCAACTATTTCAAATACAAAGGTGAATTTTACTCTCAAATCTTCGGGTGCCCGATGGGCAGCATCCTTAGCCCAACTTTGGCAGCTCTGGTGATGACGGTGTTGATCGGATATTGCCTTGGCAAACTATCTTTCATTCCAGCATTCTTGTTCCAGTATGTTGATGACATTATATTGGCCATTCCTCCAAATATTAAAGAAGAACTCCTAAGGATTTTCAACTCCTTCAACCCACACATCCAATTTACCATAGAGGAGGAGAAAGACAGATTTGTCCCATTCCTAGACACCAAAGTGATACGTTCAGAGGACAACACAGTCAAGCTGGATTGGTACAGAAAACCGACCAGCTCAGGAAG ACAGAGTGCTCTGAAGAAACTATATGACATCCTGAAAGATAATGGATACCCCCATGGCCTGCTGAAGAAGTTGATATTCTCGACGTCCAATCGACGGATTTCACCTGATCCTCCTGAACATCCTCCTGTTACACTGCCTGAACAAAGACAGGACAGGACGCTCCCCACGAGAGCTCACAT ATATAACGTTTTCCTCAATAAATTTCTCTTCACCAATCTCAAAGACAGAGCGGACGTTCTCTCTAACTCTGATTGTGTCTACTCGGTGAGATGTTTGGACTGTGATGGGGTCTACATCGGACAAACCTCCCAATCCCTAAAAAGAAGATTCGCGGTTCATAAAAGCGACGTCAGACTACACCCTGACAGATGTGCCCTTGCTTTGCATGCTGCGAGAGCTGGTCACGTTTTCGATTTCGACAATCCGAAGATACTGTATTCTGGCTCAAATAACA
- the LOC123316450 gene encoding uncharacterized protein LOC123316450 isoform X1: MVLKTCCVFGCEDMFSKRHRFPKTKPALFKKWVALIKPKDYQDLSVDQIYNRYYVCDAHFEEHFKVGGRRGLTIDAVPTLGVSGNTDDSDSMIQPPIEQITQGVQYVAESTQESFSSVLDYYMNKPSTSKCKIQKRQSGGFQSVMEKTAQDCRSDSIIRKLKFSKKRKMTEQELILYKLVRKCRGRLVQKKFQLKSVQERLKAAQRVIAEEGFQNLLRHVNETTLCFIRCQINNQKLKPNARRFSLDEKVLSLALYKSSPKAYRLLNKLFSLPSIRTLLRMLQKLKFFPGVNNHIFQQLEKTVRRMKSPQDKVCALIFDEISLATNLKYDRVSDMIMGLEDNGSERKGKLVDHANIFFLKGLHKQFKQPLSFTFSKGPIKSLPLKSMITELIEKCQSIGLNVMVTICDQGANNQAAIKILMEEKKAFCQRNNIEDTYFGFLIKSKEVVPLFDTPHLFKGLRNNMLTKDLHFTLNGQKKIAKWDHIVNFYNLNMSNPNVKINNKLSDAHVIPGKINKMKVKLCTQVFSHAVGSMMKLIAQWQIQHDLRLPLDAVDTADLILFLDELFDSLNVTRATESTAKPLKRAVNSKTQHHIFWEHAIEVLNSMQFYCPQKKKIHRCTFYKKFIEKFKSIPLLEKKIFE, encoded by the exons ATGGTTCTGAAAACTTGTTGCGTATTTGGATGTGAGGATATGTTTAGCAAGAGACATCGCTTTCCGAAAACTAAGCCAGCTCTCTTTAAAAAGTGGGTTGCATTGATCAAGCCAAAAGATTACCAAGATTTATCTGTGGACCAAATATACAACAGATATTACGTATGTGATGCTCATTTCGAGGAGCATTTCAAAGTTGGAGGACGAAGAGGTCTTACAATTGATGCGGTACCTACTCTTGGTGTGTCAG GTAATACCGATGATTCTGATTCCATGATTCAACCACCAATTGAACAAATTACCCAAGGAGTGCAGTATGTTGCAGAGTCAACTCAAGAAA GTTTTTCAAGCGTTCTTGATTATTATATGAACAAACCATCCACATCCAAATGCAAAATCCAAAAACGACAGTCTGGAGGATTTCAAAGTGTTATGGAAAAAACAGCACAGGACT GTAGAAGCGattcaattatacggaaattgaaattttcaaaaaagagaaaaatgacAGAGCAGGAACTGATTTTATATAAGTTGGTTCGCAAATGCAGAGGCCGTTTGGTGCAgaaaaaatttcagttgaaatccGTCCAAGAACGGTTGAAGGCGGCTCAAAGGGTCATAGCTGAAGAGGGGTTTCAAAACCTGTTGAGGCATGTTAATGAAACCACTCTATGTTTCATTAGATGTCAAATTAACAACCAAAAATTGAAACCTAATGCAAGAAGGTTTTCTTTGGACGAAAAAGTTCTTTCTCTGGCCTTATATAAATCAAGTCCAAAGGCATATCGTCTCTTAAATAAATTATTCAGTTTACCTTCCATTAGAACTTTGTTGAGAATGCtgcagaaattgaaatttttcccaGGGGTTAATAACCATATTTTTCAGCAACTCGAGAAAACTGTTCGTCGAATGAAATCTCCTCAAGATAAAGTTTGTGCTCTTATCTTTGATGAGATTTCATTGGCAACAAATTTAAAGTATGACCGAGTTTCTGATATGATCATGGGGCTTGAAGATAATGGATCTGAAAGAAAAGGAAAGTTGGTTGATCATGctaacattttttttcttaagGGATTGCATAAGCAATTCAAGCAACCACTTTCCTTTACGTTTAGCAAAGGTCCTATCAAGTCTTTACCCCTGAAAAGCATGATAACCGAGCTTATTGAAAAATGTCAAAGCATTGGCTTGAATGTAATGGTCACCATCTGTGATCAAGGTGCCAATAATCAGGCAGCTATAAAAATTCTCATGGAAGAAAAAAAAGCTTTCTGCCAGAGGAATAATATTGAAGATACCTATTTCGGATTCCTCATAAAAAGTAAAGAGGTGGTTCCTCTTTTTGATACCCCCCACTTATTCAAAGGGTTAAGGAATAACATGCTGACAAAAGACCTTCATTTCACTTTAAATGGACAAAAGAAAATTGCCAAGTGGGATCATATTgttaatttttacaatttaaaTATGTCCAATCCCAATGTGAAAATTAATAATAAGTtgtcagatgcacatgttattCCCGGAAAAATAAACAAGATGAAGGTGAAGCTCTGCACGCAGGTATTCAGCCATGCAGTTGGATCAATGATGAAGTTGATTGCTCAGTGgc aaattcaacatgatCTACGTTTACCTCTGGATGCTGTGGACACTGCTGATTTAATCCTGTTTTTAGATGAATTGTTTGATTCATTAAATGTGACTCGAGCAACAGAGTCCACAGCTAAACCTTTAAAAAGGGCAGTAAATTCAAAAACACAACATCATATTTTCTGGGAGCATGCTATTGAAGTCTTAAATAGCATGCAATTTTACtgcccccaaaaaaaaaaaattcatcgttgtaccttctataaaaaatttattgaaaagttTAAAAGCATTCCTCtacttgagaaaaaaatttttgaatga
- the LOC123316450 gene encoding uncharacterized protein LOC123316450 isoform X2, with protein sequence MNKPSTSKCKIQKRQSGGFQSVMEKTAQDCRSDSIIRKLKFSKKRKMTEQELILYKLVRKCRGRLVQKKFQLKSVQERLKAAQRVIAEEGFQNLLRHVNETTLCFIRCQINNQKLKPNARRFSLDEKVLSLALYKSSPKAYRLLNKLFSLPSIRTLLRMLQKLKFFPGVNNHIFQQLEKTVRRMKSPQDKVCALIFDEISLATNLKYDRVSDMIMGLEDNGSERKGKLVDHANIFFLKGLHKQFKQPLSFTFSKGPIKSLPLKSMITELIEKCQSIGLNVMVTICDQGANNQAAIKILMEEKKAFCQRNNIEDTYFGFLIKSKEVVPLFDTPHLFKGLRNNMLTKDLHFTLNGQKKIAKWDHIVNFYNLNMSNPNVKINNKLSDAHVIPGKINKMKVKLCTQVFSHAVGSMMKLIAQWQIQHDLRLPLDAVDTADLILFLDELFDSLNVTRATESTAKPLKRAVNSKTQHHIFWEHAIEVLNSMQFYCPQKKKIHRCTFYKKFIEKFKSIPLLEKKIFE encoded by the exons ATGAACAAACCATCCACATCCAAATGCAAAATCCAAAAACGACAGTCTGGAGGATTTCAAAGTGTTATGGAAAAAACAGCACAGGACT GTAGAAGCGattcaattatacggaaattgaaattttcaaaaaagagaaaaatgacAGAGCAGGAACTGATTTTATATAAGTTGGTTCGCAAATGCAGAGGCCGTTTGGTGCAgaaaaaatttcagttgaaatccGTCCAAGAACGGTTGAAGGCGGCTCAAAGGGTCATAGCTGAAGAGGGGTTTCAAAACCTGTTGAGGCATGTTAATGAAACCACTCTATGTTTCATTAGATGTCAAATTAACAACCAAAAATTGAAACCTAATGCAAGAAGGTTTTCTTTGGACGAAAAAGTTCTTTCTCTGGCCTTATATAAATCAAGTCCAAAGGCATATCGTCTCTTAAATAAATTATTCAGTTTACCTTCCATTAGAACTTTGTTGAGAATGCtgcagaaattgaaatttttcccaGGGGTTAATAACCATATTTTTCAGCAACTCGAGAAAACTGTTCGTCGAATGAAATCTCCTCAAGATAAAGTTTGTGCTCTTATCTTTGATGAGATTTCATTGGCAACAAATTTAAAGTATGACCGAGTTTCTGATATGATCATGGGGCTTGAAGATAATGGATCTGAAAGAAAAGGAAAGTTGGTTGATCATGctaacattttttttcttaagGGATTGCATAAGCAATTCAAGCAACCACTTTCCTTTACGTTTAGCAAAGGTCCTATCAAGTCTTTACCCCTGAAAAGCATGATAACCGAGCTTATTGAAAAATGTCAAAGCATTGGCTTGAATGTAATGGTCACCATCTGTGATCAAGGTGCCAATAATCAGGCAGCTATAAAAATTCTCATGGAAGAAAAAAAAGCTTTCTGCCAGAGGAATAATATTGAAGATACCTATTTCGGATTCCTCATAAAAAGTAAAGAGGTGGTTCCTCTTTTTGATACCCCCCACTTATTCAAAGGGTTAAGGAATAACATGCTGACAAAAGACCTTCATTTCACTTTAAATGGACAAAAGAAAATTGCCAAGTGGGATCATATTgttaatttttacaatttaaaTATGTCCAATCCCAATGTGAAAATTAATAATAAGTtgtcagatgcacatgttattCCCGGAAAAATAAACAAGATGAAGGTGAAGCTCTGCACGCAGGTATTCAGCCATGCAGTTGGATCAATGATGAAGTTGATTGCTCAGTGgc aaattcaacatgatCTACGTTTACCTCTGGATGCTGTGGACACTGCTGATTTAATCCTGTTTTTAGATGAATTGTTTGATTCATTAAATGTGACTCGAGCAACAGAGTCCACAGCTAAACCTTTAAAAAGGGCAGTAAATTCAAAAACACAACATCATATTTTCTGGGAGCATGCTATTGAAGTCTTAAATAGCATGCAATTTTACtgcccccaaaaaaaaaaaattcatcgttgtaccttctataaaaaatttattgaaaagttTAAAAGCATTCCTCtacttgagaaaaaaatttttgaatga